A window from Mangifera indica cultivar Alphonso chromosome 2, CATAS_Mindica_2.1, whole genome shotgun sequence encodes these proteins:
- the LOC123209556 gene encoding L-ascorbate peroxidase, cytosolic-like isoform X1 has product MTKNYPTVSAEYQKAVEKCKKKLRGLIAEKNCAPIMLRIAWHSAGTFDVKTRTGGPFGTMKFAAELAHSANNGLDIAVRLLEPIKEQFPILTYADFYQLAGVVAVEVTGGPEIPFHPGREDKPEPPPEGRLPDATKGSDHLRDVFGTMGLSDQDIVALSGGHTLGRCHKERSGFEGPWTANPLIFDNSYFKELLEGEKEGLLQLPSDKALLTDPVFLPLVEKYAKDEDAFFADYAEAHLKLSELGFAEACYA; this is encoded by the exons ATGACCAAGAATTACCCAACTGTTAGCGCTGAATACCAGAAGGCCGTTGAGAAATGCAAGAAGAAGCTCAGAGGTTTAATAGCTGAGAAGAACTGTGCTCCTATCATGCTTCGTATAGC ATGGCACTCAGCTGGTACTTTTGATGTGAAGACGAGGACAGGCGGTCCATTCGGAACCATGAAGTTTGCTGCTGAGCTGGCTCACAGCGCAAACAATGGTCTCGATATTGCCGTCAGGCTTTTGGAGCCGATCAAGGAGCAGTTTCCAATCCTCACCTATGCTGACTTCTATCAG TTGGCCGGTGTTGTTGCTGTTGAGGTCACTGGTGGGCCTGAAATTCCTTTCCATCCCGGAAGAGAG GATAAGCCTGAGCCACCTCCAGAAGGACGTCTTCCTGATGCCACCAAGG GCTCTGATCACTTGAGGGATGTCTTTGGCACCATGGGCCTCAGTGACCAGGATATTGTTGCTCTCTCTGGTGGCCACACTCTG GGAAGGTGCCACAAGGAGAGGTCTGGATTTGAGGGACCTTGGACTGCTAACCCTCTAATCTTTGATAACTCCTACTTCAA GGAACTTTTGGAGGGAGAGAAGGAAGGGCTTCTCCAATTGCCTTCTGACAAGGCCCTTCTGACCGACCCTGTTTTCCTACCATTGGTCGAAAAATATGCTAAG GATGAGGATGCATTCTTTGCTGATTATGCAGAGGCTCATCTTAAGCTCTCTGAGCTCGG ATTTGCCGAAGCTTGCTATGCATAA
- the LOC123209555 gene encoding uncharacterized protein LOC123209555 has protein sequence MSDEGEKTCPLCAEEMDLTDQQLKPCRCGYEICVWCWHHIMDMAEKDETEGLCPACRLPYDKEKIVGMAEKCERLVAEINMERKMKSQKSKSKPSEGRKQQLSSVRVIQRNLVYIVGLPLNLGDEDLLQRREYFGQYGKVLKVSMSRTAAGVIQQFPNNTCSVYITYSKEEEAVRCIQSVHGFVLDGKSLKACFGTTKYCHAWLRNVPCSNPDCLYLHEIGSQEDSFTKDEIISAYTRSRVQQITGTTNNLQRRSGSVLPPPFDDYCITSSTSTAKPIAKCASNNTASITKDSPPNGSSSRSAALPAAAAWGMRASNQQLVASPACSNGPSKQKPETVGGTSALSSTVANTTSASTLQVDLMKKSALNEDSQISYSKGKSDSLKPLRQQVGMDCQTSTAEAPPTPIGEPATVSLSSHLSSPPLSKYSDKDLSMPPNVINTLESTGHSSVSGPEKEGNVAKDVLMQNLCPDMSVMSIDSNVIDEHSGTYRSSSTVLDTGMIKSPGNQGSQVHADQSPAIGKPSILTDDAFVSREQFDWREHPQTHTVTDASPQEEEDVLSFDSQRLKDPEVICHSTYLPNSANSFHVSNHSRSQFLQHSETFSVGNLNSDPQFVDSKDSDGSNLHSSSMSLISNGYPQKLVRSSTGFDRTIEHPFLLSHEGKGKPLGRIQGDSDINNAVGRREKNIISNMLSMDFDAWEDHPLALHPNLAKLLGETDKESSSVASSSWKGHNNNQSRFSFARQEENKNQAFDVERPFSVFGQLPKTQDFTENGLPLLDKLGIGDGLYSSSFEELDNFPSNPSVFSSNKLSVSRSQISAPPGFSVPSRAPPPGFSFHERVDQHFDALSGNHLLDSSSLLRNSYQTQHAGNFSSTGDIEFMDPAILAVGKGRLQGGLNNPGLDVRSKFPPQLNAFENESRLQLMMQRSLSAHQNLRYADVGDSFNPLSDSYTISSRLMDQSQVNNLSPFARLSIQQSRNSLISNGHWDGWSEAQGGNSLGMAELLRNERLGFNKFYNGYEESKFRMPSSGDIYNRTFGM, from the exons ATGAGTGACGAGGGAGAAAAGACTTGTCCACTCTGTGCTGAGGAGATGGATTTGACTGATCAACAACTGAAGCCTTGCAGATGTGGCTATGAG ATATGTGTTTGGTGTTGGCATCACATAATGGACATGGCTGAAAAGGATGAGACAGAGGGTCTGTGTCCAGCATGTCGTCTCCCTTATGACAAGGAAAAAATTGTCGGGATGGCTGAAAAGTGTGAGAG ATTGGTGGCTGAAATCAATATGGAGCGGAAGATGAAGTCACAAAAGTCTAAGAGTAAACCATCTGAAGGAAGGAAGCAACAACTCAGCAGTGTTCGAGTTATTCAACGAAATCTCGTTTACATTGTTGGGCTGCCACTTAATTTGGGGGATGAAGAt CTTCTTCAGCGGAGAGAATATTTTGGTCAGTATGGGAAGGTTCTAAAAGTATCTATGTCTCGTACAGCAGCTGGTGTCATTCAGCAATTTCCAAACAATACTTGTAGTGT ATATATTACTTACTCAAAAGAGGAGGAAGCTGTTAGGTGTATTCAGTCTGTACATGGGTTTGTTTTGGACGGTAAATCTTTAAA GGCATGCTTTGGGACTACAAAGTATTGCCATGCTTGGCTGAGAAATGTG CCTTGCAGCAATCCTGATTGTCTGTATTTGCATGAAATTGGCTCTCAAGAGGATAGTTTTACAAAGGATGAGATTATATCAGCATACACAAG GAGTAGAGTTCAACAAATTACTGGCACAACAAACAATCTGCAACGACGTTCTGGGAGTGTATTACCACCaccatttgatgattattgcattaCTAGTTCTACTTCTACAGCAAAACCCATTGCCAAATGTGCTTCCAAT AATACAGCAAGTATCACTAAGGATTCTCCTCCAAATGGAAGCTCTAGTAGATCTGCAGCCCTACCTGCTGCAGCTGCATG GGGAATGCGTGCTTCAAACCAACAGCTAGTAGCTTCCCCAGCATGTTCTAATGGACCTTCTAAGCAAAAACCTGAAACTGTTGGTGGCACTTCAGCATTATCATCTACAGTTGCAAACACAACTTCAGCATCTACATTACAGGTTGATTTAATGAAAAAGTCAGCATTAAATGAGGATAGTCAAATTTCATATTCTAAAGGTAAGTCAGATTCATTGAAACCACTGAGACAGCAGGTTGGCATGGACTGTCAAACCTCTACAGCAGAGGCACCTCCTACACCCATCGGAGAGCCTGCTACAGTAAGTTTGAGCAGCCATTTATCAAGTCCACCATTGTCCAAGTATAGTGATAAAGATCTTAGTATGCCCCCAAATGTTATAAATACTTTAGAAAGTACTGGTCATTCCTCTGTTTCTGGTCCTGAGAAGGAAGGGAATGTTGCAAAAGATGTTTTGATGCAGAACTTATGCCCAGATATGTCAGTAATGAGTATAGATAGCAATGTAATAGATGAACATTCTGGTACATATAGATCTAGTAGTACAGTCCTGGATACTGGGATGATTAAATCACCTGGGAACCAAGGGTCACAAGTTCATGCTGATCAATCACCAGCAATTGGGAAGCCTTCTATATTGACAGATGATGCCTTTGTTTCAAGAGAACAGTTTGATTGGAGGGAACATCCACAAACTCACACAGTGACTGATGCAAGTCCACAAGAAGAGGAAGATGTCTTATCTTTTGATAGTCAAAGACTAAAGGATCCAGAAGTTATATGTCATTCAACTTATTTGCCAAATTCAGCCAATTCATTCCATGTTTCAAATCACTCAAGGTCTCAATTTTTGCAACACAGTGAGACATTTTCTGTTGGTAATTTAAATTCTGATCCTCAATTTGTAGATAGTAAAGATAGTGATGGTTCAAATCTACATTCATCAAGCATGTCTTTGATATCAAATGGATACCCACAGAAGTTGGTTAGAAGTTCTACTGGTTTTGATAGGACCATAGAACATCCCTTTTTGCTTTCACACGAGGGAAAAGGGAAACCCCTGGGAAGAATACAAGGTGATTCTGATATCAATAATGCTGTAGGtagaagagagaaaaacattATCTCAAATATGTTGTCTATGGACTTTGATGCATGGGAGGACCATCCTTTAGCTTTGCATCCAAATTTGGCTAAGTTGTTAGGCGAAACCGATAAAGAATCTAGTTCAGTTGCGTCGAGTTCTTGGAAAGGACATAACAACAATCAGTCCAGATTCTCTTTTGCAAGACAAGAGGAAAATAAGAATCAGGCATTCGATGTTGAGCGACCATTTAGTGTTTTTGGTCAGTTGCCAAAGACCCAGGATTTCACTGAAAATGGGTTGCCATTACTAGATAAGCTTGGTATTGGTGATGGCTTATATTCCAGTAGTTTTGAAGAATTGGACAATTTTCCTAGCAATCCATCAGTTTTCTCTTCCAATAAGCTTTCTG TTTCAAGGTCTCAGATTTCTGCTCCTCCTGGATTCTCAGTTCCTAGCAGAGCACCACCTCCCGGCTTTTCTTTTCATGAGAGAGTGGATCAACATTTTGATGCACTTTCTG GAAACCATCTGCTAGACTCTTCCTCCCTGTTGAGAAATTCATATCAGACACAGCATGCTGGAAATTTCAGTAGCACTGGGGATATTGAGTTTATGGATCCTGCTATTTTGGCTGTTGGTAAAGGGAGACTTCAAGGTGGGCTTAACAACCCTGGCTTAGATGTGCGGTCTAAGTTTCCCCCGCAGTTAAATGCCTTTGAAAATGAGTCAAGACTGCAGTTGATGATGCAAAGATCTCTCTCTGCACATCAGAATCTAAGATATGCGGATGTTGGAGATAGTTTTAATCCTCTTAGTGACTCTTATACCATTTCTTCAAGGCTGATGGACCAATCACAAGTGAACAATCTATCTCCATTTGCACGGCTATCCATCCAACAGTCTAGAAATTCCCTGATTTCAAATGGCCACTGGGATGGGTGGAGTGAGGCCCAGGGTGGAAACAGTTTAGGTATGGCAGAACTTCTTAGAAATGAGAGACTGGggtttaacaaattttataatggttatGAAGAATCAAAGTTTCGGATGCCCAGTTCAGGTGACATATATAACAGAACTTTTGGGATGTGA
- the LOC123209556 gene encoding L-ascorbate peroxidase, cytosolic-like isoform X2, producing the protein MTKNYPTVSAEYQKAVEKCKKKLRGLIAEKNCAPIMLRIAWHSAGTFDVKTRTGGPFGTMKFAAELAHSANNGLDIAVRLLEPIKEQFPILTYADFYQLAGVVAVEVTGGPEIPFHPGREDKPEPPPEGCLPKGSDHLWDVFGNMGLSDQDIVALSGGHTLGRYHKERSGFEGPSTDNPLCFDNSYFKEVLEGQKEGLLLLPSYEALLTDPVFLLFEKYAADEDAFFADYAEAHLKLSELGFADA; encoded by the exons ATGACCAAGAATTACCCAACTGTTAGCGCTGAATACCAGAAGGCCGTTGAGAAATGCAAGAAGAAGCTCAGAGGTTTAATAGCTGAGAAGAACTGTGCTCCTATCATGCTTCGTATAGC ATGGCACTCAGCTGGTACTTTTGATGTGAAGACGAGGACAGGCGGTCCATTCGGAACCATGAAGTTTGCTGCTGAGCTGGCTCACAGCGCAAACAATGGTCTCGATATTGCCGTCAGGCTTTTGGAGCCGATCAAGGAGCAGTTTCCAATCCTCACCTATGCTGACTTCTATCAG TTGGCCGGTGTTGTTGCTGTTGAGGTCACTGGTGGGCCTGAAATCCCCTTCCATCCCGGAAGAGAG GACAAGCCTGAGCCACCTCCAGAAGGATGTCTTCCTAAGG GCTCTGATCATTTGTGGGATGTCTTTGGCAACATGGGACTCAGTGACCAGGATATTGTTGCTCTCTCTGGTGGCCACACCCTG GGAAGGTACCACAAGGAGAGGTCGGGATTTGAGGGACCTTCGACTGATAACCCTCTATGCTTTGATAACTCCTACTTCAA GGAAGTGTTGGAGGGACAGAAGGAAGGGCTTCTCCTATTGCCTTCATACGAGGCTCTTCTGACAGACCCTGTTTTCCtgttgtttgaaaaatatgcTGCG GATGAGGATGCATTCTTTGCTGATTATGCAGAGGCTCATCTTAAGCTCTCTGAGCTCGG ATTTGCCGATGCCTAA
- the LOC123209556 gene encoding L-ascorbate peroxidase, cytosolic-like isoform X3 produces the protein MTKNYPTVSAEYQKAVEKCKKKLRGLIAEKNCAPIMLRIAWHSAGTFDVKTKIGGPELAHDANNGLDIAVRLLKPIKEQFPILTYADFYQLAGVVAVEVTGGPEIPFHPGREDKPEPPPEGCLPKGSDHLWDVFGNMGLSDQDIVALSGGHTLGRYHKERSGFEGPSTDNPLCFDNSYFKEVLEGQKEGLLLLPSYEALLTDPVFLLFEKYAADEDAFFADYAEAHLKLSELGFADA, from the exons ATGACCAAGAATTACCCAACTGTTAGCGCTGAATACCAGAAGGCCGTTGAGAAATGCAAGAAGAAGCTCAGAGGTTTAATAGCTGAGAAGAACTGTGCTCCTATCATGCTTCGTATAGC ATGGCACTCAGCTGGTACTTTTGATGTGAAGACGAAGATCGGTGGTCCTGAGCTTGCTCACGACGCAAACAATGGCCTAGATATTGCCGTCAGGCTTTTGAAGCCGATCAAGGAGCAGTTTCCAATCCTCACCTATGCTGACTTCTATCAG TTGGCCGGTGTTGTTGCTGTTGAGGTCACTGGTGGGCCTGAAATCCCCTTCCATCCCGGAAGAGAG GACAAGCCTGAGCCACCTCCAGAAGGATGTCTTCCTAAGG GCTCTGATCATTTGTGGGATGTCTTTGGCAACATGGGACTCAGTGACCAGGATATTGTTGCTCTCTCTGGTGGCCACACCCTG GGAAGGTACCACAAGGAGAGGTCGGGATTTGAGGGACCTTCGACTGATAACCCTCTATGCTTTGATAACTCCTACTTCAA GGAAGTGTTGGAGGGACAGAAGGAAGGGCTTCTCCTATTGCCTTCATACGAGGCTCTTCTGACAGACCCTGTTTTCCtgttgtttgaaaaatatgcTGCG GATGAGGATGCATTCTTTGCTGATTATGCAGAGGCTCATCTTAAGCTCTCTGAGCTCGG ATTTGCCGATGCCTAA